CAGCGACGTCGCGGCCCTCTCCGGTGGGCGGCTGGCGCTGCGGCCCGGGACCCTCTACGGCGCACTCGACCGCCTTACCGACGAGGGGCTGGTCGAGCGAGACCACGAGGAGATCGTCGAGGGACGGCTTCGCCGCTACTACCGGCTCACCGAAGCGGGCCGATCCGTGCTTACCGCCGAGACCGAACGGCTACGCCGCAACGTAGAGGCCGCCAGCCAGCGACTGCGGGCCTGGCCCGCCGGCATCCCTGCCGTCGGCGGCACCTCACGCGCCCCTGTCAACCTCCCGGGGGCGGTCGCCCGCCCCGCCCTTCGACCGACCGGAGGCCTGACGTGAACCAGCCCAACCCCGCGCGGGAGAAGGCCGGGTCACCGCTGGAGTCCCGCTACCGGCGACTTCTGCGGGCCTACCCGGGTGACTACCAGGCCGAGCGGGGCGACGAGATTGTCGGAACGTACCTCGACACGGTCGAACCGGGGCGACGCTGGCCCTCCCCACACGACGCCCTCGACCTGCTCGGTGCCGGAATCCGGGAGCGACTGCGCGGGTACGGCGCCCTCGGGCTGGCCGCGGCCTTCCCATTGTCCGCGACCGCCGCGCTGAACACCCTCGTTACGGTGGCCGTATTCCTGCTGTTGCAGATTGAGCTGAACGACCCAGGTGTAACCGGCCTGGACCCGGCGGGCCCGTTCCAGACGTTTGGTGCTGTCATTTGGCTGGGCTGGCTAGTCGTCGGCCTGACCGCCACGGCACTGCCCGGATCCTGGACCCGAACCGCCGCCGTCGGCGCTCTCCTGCTGACCATCGCCGTGCCACCCGTGGCCGTCCTCACCGGACAACCCCGACCACCGCTTTTCGTGCTGCTCCCCGCCGTCGTGCTCGGCCTGGCCACCCTCGCGCTGCCTTCCCATCCCGGCTGGATCGCACGTAGCCTGCCGGCGGTCGCGGCCGGTTTCGGAGCAGCCGTTTCCGCGGCTTTCAGCCTCGCGGAGAACGGCGGGAACTGGTTCACCTCGTACAGGTCAACTCCCGAGCTGCTGGCGATGGCCGGTGGGCTGATGTTTGCACTAGTCCTGCTCGTCGGGCTCGGCCTCGCTTTGCGGGCCGACGACGCAGGACTCTGGATGGCCCTGCTGCTTGCTGCTCCGGCCGGCTTGCTCGGAGCCGACCAACTCAGCCAGGCGATCTGGGGTACCAGCGGCGGCGAACCTACTCCGGCGGCTTTCGCCGTCACGACCGGGTCGATCCTGCTGGCTGGCGCGGCGCTGCTGGCCGCAGCCCTCGCCGGTCGAGCCTCCCGACACCGGACCATACGTCGACGAGTTCGCGGCGACGCCTGCCCGACCTGCGGACACCGGCCGGAGGCGACAGCAGAGGCGTGACCCTCCCGCAGACCTCAGCTACCTCTGGTGCCCAGGCGGCGGGCCCGGGCGTGGTTATTTGGTCGTCTCGCCGGTGCCGGGCCAGAGCTGGACGGCCCGCGCGGCGGCGTCGAGGATCACCTGGCCGTCGACCTCCAGCTGCGGCTCGGGGATGTAGGGCGAGCCCCTCACCGGCGTCTTCACGGAGCCCGCGACCTGCTTTCGGAGCCTGGGCGACGGCAACATCCATCGCCTGAACGTCGCGTGTGCGAGCACGTGTGCGCCCTCGCCGTCTTTTCGGCAGGTGGGGGCGCGCACTGCTGATCAGCCTTCGGTGACGGTGAAGACCAGCGGGCCGCCGGGCACCGGCTCGCTGGAGCTGTCGCCGAGCACGCCGTAGCTGGTGGTGCGCTCGGCCGCGTCGGTCAGGGTGAAGCCGATCGTGTATTCGCCGACCGCGAGGCCGTACCAGCCTAGGTAGAGGTGGTCGGTGAGGGTGCCGTCCTCGGCCTGGTCTCCGCTGCCCCACGACTGGTAGACGACATTGCCGTCGACGTCGTAGACGTAGGTGGTGGCGATACGGGCCGGTGCGATCTTCAGCGCGGCGGAGATGGTGAGCTCAACAGGTGGCAGGTTGCTCAGTTCGCTGGCTGGCGACGTCGTCGGGCTGAGGGCCGCTCCCAGGGCCGTTGGGGGTTCGGTGGTCACGACGCGGGTGATTCTGATCTGTGGGTCGGGAGCGCCGAACATCGATCCGTACAGCGCCGCCTTGCCGGCTCCGTCGACGATCGCGACACCAGTCAGTGAGCATGCCTCGGTGCCGGTGCTGACCCGCACCTCGACGGCGATGCGACCGTCCGGCTTGGTGACCGGCTGGGCCGACTGCCCGCAGCCGGCCTCGAACCACAAGCGGAGGGATGCCACGCCGCGAAGTGCGCCAGTGACCGCCATGGAGAGCTCGACGACCGCATCCTCGCGCCAGTTGTTGACCTGAGCGGGGGAGACGACGAATTCGCTTGCCTGCACCGTCGAGTTGGACGTCACCGTGACCGACGGCGTCGTCGGGTTCTGGTAGGTCGTGCGGACGCCGGCGTTGTTGAACAACACGAGTTGCGTGAGCCGCCAGTTGCCGGGGTTGGCACCGGCCGGAAGCGTCACCAGGACTGTGCACGCCACGTAGTTGGCTTCCTCGCCACCGCCGGCGTAGGACCCACCGCAGGTGATGGCCCCCGAGCTGGTGGGGTCCCGCTCCCAGGTGAACGGTGTCGTCACGCTCTGGCCGCCTGGACCGGCGACCTTGAGCGTGCCCTTCCAGAAACCGGCGCCATTGTCCTGGACGGTGAACTCGTAGGCGTAGGGGACCGGCTTGTCGCTGACGTAGAGGAAGGGCTCGCTGTTGGCCAAGCGGATCGGTTCGACCGTAGGGCCGGACGCGTCGACCAGGGTCTGGGCGGCGAACCGGGAGCCGGGGAGCGCTTGCAGCCTGTCGCCGGAGACGGTCGCCTCCCGCTCGCCGGCCTTGATCGTGACTCTGGTGACCTCCCAGGTCGTGGTCGCCGCGTCGGAGAAGCGCGGCACCCGGAAGTCGTAGGCGTAGGTCGACTGTTGAGGCGTGCCGGAGACGAAGTCGGCGTCCTCCCACGTCGAGCCGAAGACGTAGTTCGCGATGCGCTCGTGACCGACCAACTCGCCGGTTACCGTGCTGCGCGTGCGAAGCGTCACCGCACCCCGGACCGTCTCGGCGTCGGGATCGGTGTTGGTGACGGTGAACGTGAGCCGATTGACGGCTGTGGTCGTCGGCGTGGCGTCGACGGTGGATTGTGCGAAGGAGAGCGCGGATAGCGCCAGTCGTGGGGTGGCGGCGTGTGCCACCGTGCTGCCGAGGACCGTCGTTGAGGTGGCCAGGGCGAGCGTCAACGTCCCGTGGAGGAATCCGCGGGCGAGAGTTCGGGACATGGGGGATTGATATCACTCGTGGGCGCTTCTGGTTGGCCCGGGTGGGCAAGCTCGGACAGAGCGGAACAGGCGGGGCGAGCCGCGCGGAAACCGGCGACCCGCCCTACCCCGGGATCAGCCCTCGGTGATCGTGAGGACCACCGGACCGCCCGGCAGCGTCAAGCTGCTCGAGACGTCCGGCATGTTCCAGTAGCTGCGGAGGCCGGAGGCGTCGGACAGCATGAAACCGACCGTGTACCCGCCAGCTTCCAGACCCCAGTAGCTGAGCGAGATGTCGTACGTGAGCGAGCCGTCGGGCGCCTGGCCACCGTTTCCGGACGTCTGGAAGACGACGTCTCCGTCGGCGTCGTACACGTAGACGGGCATGCTGGTGACGGGCGCGACCTTCACCTCGGCCTGCACAGTGAGCCTGATGTTCTGGTTGGGAAGCTGGCTCAACGGGATCGACGCCGGGTCGAGCGCGGCGCTCAGCGCTGTCGGCGCCTCGGTGCTCGCCACCTGGTCGATCGAGATCTGCGGGTCCGGTGCCGACACGTTGGAACCATAGAGCGCGAGGTTGCCGGCACCGTCCCGGACGGACAGCTGGGTCACCTCGCAGCCACGTGCGCGGCTGGACACGTACACCCGGACGGCGAGCCTACCGTCGGCCTTGGTGTAGGGCTGCCCGGTCGTCGAGCACTGGTCCTCGAAGGTGACGTCGAGTTGGGAGATGCCGCGGGTGGCGCCGGTGACCGCCATCGAGAGCTCGGTGGTCACGTCGGCGCGCCAGTTGTCGACCGGGTTCGGCGACACGACGAAGTCGGTGGCCTGCAGGGTCGAGTTGGACGTCACCACCATCGACGGGCCGGCGGGGTTCTTGTAGGTGGCCCGCCCGCCCGCGTTGTTGATCAGGATGACCTGGGCGACCCGCCAGCTTCCCGGCGCCGTGCCCGGCGGGAATTTCATCTCCATCGAGCACGGTACATAATTGCCGTCGGCGTCGCCGCTGCCCGACAGGCCGCACCGGAAACCGGTGCTGTATTCGTCGCGCGCCCAGCTGATCTGCGTGCTGATGCTCTGACCGCCGGGGCCGACCAGTTTGATCGAACCCTTCCAGAGCCCGGACTGGTAGTCGTTGATCGTCAGGCTGAGCGCGAAGTAGGCCGGGTCGTCCTTGACATAGAAGTACGGGCCGCGCCCGTTGTAGAGCGCGAGAGAGTCGAACGTCGGCGCGGACGAGTCGATGAGCGTGTTCGCCGTGAAGCGGTAGCCCGGGAAGGTGCTCAGCTTGGCGGCACCCACCGTCGCAGAAATGTCGTCGCCGTGGAGGGTGACCTTGGTGACCTCCCAGGTCGCCGTGGCCGCGTCGGAGTAAGCCCGCACCGGCATGGCGTAGGCGAACGTTGCTTCCTGGGGTGTGCCCGACACGAGCTCCATGTCGCCATAGTGGTAGTTGTAGTCGAAGCGCGCGACACGGTCGTGACCCAGCAATTCGCCCGTCACCGAACTGCGCATGCGCAGCGTCACGGTGCCCGTGAGGTTCTGCGCGTCCGGTTCGGTGTTGGTGACGGAGAACGTGAGCTGGTTGGACACGAAGCCCTGGGTCGCGTCGACGGTGGATTGTGCGAAGGAGAGCGCGGATAGCGCCAGTCGTGGGGTGGCGGCGTGTGCCACCGTGCTGCCGAGGACCGTCGTTGAGGTGGCCAGGGCGAGCGTCAACGTCCCGTGGAGGAATCCGCGGGCGAGAGTTCGGGACATGGGGGATTGATATCACTCGTGGGCGCTTCTGGTTGGCCCGGGTGGGCAAGCTCGGACAGAGCGGAACAGGCGGGGCGAGCCGCGCGGAAACCGGCGCTGCCTCCGCACCCGGCGAGAATTCCCGTGCCCGGGATGTGGAGTGCATCAAGTGGCATCGCTTGACGGTGCATGGGTGCGGGCGGGTGGGGAACCGGGACGGGCATGAGATCGAACAGCACCCCGGCCGTGGCGGCGTCCGGGGAGGAAGTCGGGTCGGACGGCGTACGCCAGCCGGGTGGGGAGGTGCACGCCTGGCTGCCCGGTCAGAACCAGACGGTCTGCGGCCTGGCACTGAGCCGGACCCGTTTGCGGCGCTTTCCGCACGTGCGCTTCGACTACTCCGGCACCGACGTGCTCACGGAGGCTGACGCGGTGGGCTGGATCTGCCCTCGTTGCCTGGCCGCTACCACCGGTCGGCGGGGTAAGGAGAAGCACGGCTGGGTCCGGGACTCGCCGCGCCCTTGATCGACTCGCGATACCGGAAGTCGGGCTGTCCTGCCGGTCGGATACCCCGATTTTCAGGAAGTCGTGTGGATCAAGCACGCGCGGGCCGTGCCATAGCGCGCGGTTGAGCGGGCGCTGGGCGGGTACGGGGTCGGGCATGCGGATCGTGGTGGTGGGGGCGAGCGGCAACGTCGGTACGGCGGTGCTGCGGCGGCTGCGCCGGGAGCGGGGCGTGGAGCTGGCCGGGGTGGTCCGGAGGTTGCCTGGTCCCGACGCTGGCGAGCCGTACGACCAGGTGGAGTGGCACTCCTGCGACATCGGCGCGCCGGGCGCGGCGGGGCAGCTCGCCGAGGTGTTCGCGGGCGCGGACGCGGTGGTGCACCTGGCCTGGCAGATCCAGCCCAGCCACGACCAGCGGGTGCTCCGTCGGACCAACGTCGAGGGCAGTCGGGCGGTGATCGACGCGGTGGTCCGGGCCGGGGTGCCGGCACTGGTGTACGCCTCGTCGGTCGGCACCTACGCGCCCGGCCCGAAGGACCACCCGATCAGCGAGCGGTGGCCGGCCACCGGTGTGCCCGGCTCGTCGTACAGCGAGCACAAGGCCGAGGTGGAGGCGCTGCTGGACGGGGTCGAGCGGGATCACCCGACGCTACGGGTGGTGCGGATGCGACCCGGCTTGATCTTCCAGCGGGCCGCCGGTGTGGAGATCACCCGCTACTTTCTCGGCCCGCTGGCGCCGGTCCGGCTGCTGCGCTTCGGCCGGATCCCGCTGGTGCCGACGAACCGCCGGTTGCGGATGCAGGCGGTGCACGCCGATGACGTGGCCGACGCGTACGCCAGGGCGGTGCTGGGTGATGCGCGCGGCGCCTTCAACGTCGCCGCGGACCCGGTGCTCACCCCGGAGTTGGTGGCCCGGCACTTCCACGGTTGGACGGTGCCGGTCGCCGCGCCGGTGCTGCGGGTGGCGGCGGCGCTGACCTGGCGGGCGCGGCTGCAACCGGTCGACGCGGGTTGGGTGGAGTTGGGTCTGAACGCCCCGCTGATGTCCAGCGAGCGCGCGGAGACCGAGCTGGGCTGGCAGCCCAAGATCGACGCACTCACCGCGCTCAAGGAACTCTTCGTCGGAATGGCCGACGGCGACCACACGGCGAGCCCGCCGCTGTCCGGCGCACCCAACCTGCCCGGCCGTCCAGCAGCGCTCCTCCAAGCCCGCCCCCCAGGCCAAGGCAACCCCTACTGAGGTACGCCTGCATCAGCTCAGTTTGGAATTGGTTACCGTGGGGTTGCGGGCGCCCAGGAAGAAGATGCCGGGGAAGCCACGGGTCTCGAACTTGCCGCTGGGGTTGCGGCGCAGGGTCGAGTTCTCGATCTTCATGGTGCCGGTGCGGTTGTTGCTCACGAAGAAGACCGCGCCGCCACCCTCGTTGGCCTTGTTGTTCTCGATGATGGTGCCGGCGATCCGCACGGTGAACTCGTTGCCGTCGCAGTAGATCGCGCCGCCGCTGCCGCCGCCGGGCGTGCCGGACTTGGCCGGGTTGGCGCCGCTGCCGATCGCCTCGTTGTGGCTGAGCATGCTGTTCAGCACCACCCACGAGACGCCGATGCTGCTCAGCGCGCCCCCGTTGGAGCAGGAGCCGCCCTGGCCGGTGGCGCCACCGAAGGTGCTGCCCACCACGTACACCGGCTTGTTGTCGTACTGGCTCAGCACTCGGATGGCCGCGCCACCCAGGTCGGGGCCGGTGCGGTCGCAGCGGTTGCGGACGAAGCGCGAGTTGACCACCTTGAACCGCCCGCCGCGTACGAAGATCGCCCCACCGCCGCCGCCCTCGACCTTGTCGCCGGTGGAGTTGCCGTCGGCGAAGGTCAGGTTCTGCACGGTGAGCTGCGGGTGGTCCTGGTTCTGGCAGTGCGAGGTGGTGAAGCCCTGGGCCTCGTCGCAGGTGTTCATGTAGAGGATGCGGCGCCGCCCCTGGCCGCTCAGCGTGACCCTGCCGCCGCCGTCCAGCACGACCTTCGGCCCGTTGGCGTTGCGGACCTTCGCGGTGGCGGTCATCTTGATCGTCGTCGGGGCCGGTCCACAGTTGAACGTGATGACCCCGCCGGCCGCGACGGCCTTCACGACCGCCGCGGAGGTGCAACTCGCCGGGGTGCCCGTGCCGATGGTCCGGGTCGGCTTCGAGGTGTCCACCGCCCGTGCCTCGGCCGGCACGGTCGCCTTGCCGTTCGGGTTGCCGGCCGCGAGCACCTTGTCGGCGGGCTTCGGGCTCGCACTGGCCCCGGGGCCACCGAGACCGTCCCGGCCAGCCGGCGCGTCACCCTGGTCGCCGGTCGACAGCGCCTCCGGCTCGGCGGACGAGCCGGGCTGGAAGGTGGGAGCCGGGTCGTTGGGCGCGCAGGCGGGCAGGGTCGCGGTGGCGACACCGAGGACGAGCAGGGCAGCAAGCGACGTCATGCGCACCCCGTGATGCTAGGAGCCCCGACGGCGTCGCGACGAATCCGCCATGCCGGTTTAATGCGCTGCTAAGACGCGGTGACCGGTGGTCAGCTGTGGGAGAGGGCGAAGGCGGTCAGGAAGCCGGCGACCGTGATCAGACCAACCAGTAGGTGCGCGTTCTCGAACGCCTCGGGGACCATGGTGTCGGTGATCATCGCGAGGATCGCGCCGGCGGCCAGCGCCGTGATCCCGGCCATCACCTCCGGCGGGGCACCGCCCAGCAACGTGTTACCGAGCAGCGCCGCCGCCCCGCTGATCAGTGCGATCCCCGTCCAGAGCAGGAAGACGTACCGCCGGGTCCGGCCGGCCTGGCGCATGCCGGCCGCACTGGACAGGCCCTCCGGAACGTTGCTGAGAAAGACCGCCGCCACCGTGACCAGACTGACCGTGCCGCCGCCGAGCAGGCTCGCGCCGATCACCACCGATTCCGGTACGCCGTCGAGCAGCGCGCCGACCGCGAGCGCCGACCCGGAGCCGGGCTGCTCGTCCTCGGAGGGCTGCTGGTCGCCGGACCGCTTCCGGTGCCGCGCGCCGTGCCGGGCGAGAGCCAGGTTGGCCAGGGTGTAGACGGCCGCACCAACGGCAGCGCCGAGTGCGGTGGGCAGCAGCCCGCCCTGCGCGTGCGCCTCGGCGATCAACTCGAACGACACGGCGGAGAGCAGCACACCCGCCCCGAACGCCATGATCGACGCGATGACGCGCTGAGGCACCCGGGCGAACCAGCCGACCGCCGCCCCGACCAGCAGAGCCGACCCGGCCAGCAGCCCCCACCCACCCGCCTGTAACCACTCCGGCATTCGCGGGACCCTACCCACGGTTGCCGGGGCGACAAACCCGGTTGTGAGGAAGGCTCAGAAGTCGGCGAAGAGGTACGGCACCCGGCGGGGAAAGATGCCGCGCAGCTCGACGGCCGCATCCGCTGGCACGTCGCCCAACCCCCGCAACGGCAGTTCGGCGGGGTCCAGCACCCCGTACGCCAGGGCGGAGAGCCCGGCCGCAGTGAGCGTGGCGGTCGGCGCGCGGCCGGCGGTGTCGGCGACCAACTCCAGCGCGCCGGTCGTGCCATCCACCAGGTGGGTGCCGGCCAGCCAACGGTCACCGGTCAGTTCGAGCCGTACCCGGCCGGGGCCGGCGGGTAGTCCGCTCAACGCGTCCAGCGACAACAGGCGAGCCATCGGGGCGGACGAACCCGGTACGGCCGTTCGTGCCTCGATGTGTACGTCCAGGTCGGTCAGCCACAGCTCCGGAAACTCGTCGGGCGGGACCTGGACGGTGATCCGCTCGATCTGGTCGACGTGCCGGGCGAAGAACTGCAACAGCAACGCCCGCGCGAGCGGGTCGGCGACCAGCAGTTCGTTGCCGTGCAGCGTGCCGCCGTGCTCGTCGATCCGGTACGTAACCGCGCCGGTCACCTCTCCAGCCATCCGGGCGGTGAGCAGCCAGTACTCGTCCCGGTCGCGCATCCCGATCGCTCGATAGTCCGGGAAGATCGAGAAGCCGTGCCGTTCCTGGAGGCAGCGCTCGGTGAACGCGCGCCACGTCGGATAGCCGGCGGCGACACGTTCCCAGCCCACCTCGCCGGGGAGGTCCGCGCCGAGCAGCGACCCCAGGTTGGCCGGGGTGAAGGTGACCCTGCGCGGCTTGGGCAGCCCGACGTAGCCGAACCGGGCATAGAAGCTGGGCCGGAACGGGTAGAGCGCGCTGAGCGTATGCCCCTCGTCGCGCATCTCGTCGAGGAGTTGGTGCAGCAGCGCCCGGACGTGCCCCTGCCGACGGGCCAGCGGATGGGTGGCCACCCCGGCGACGCCCGCCATCGGCAGCACCACCCCGCGCAGGTTCTGCCGCATCGGGATGGCTGACACGGCGGCCAGCGTGGTGCCGTCCTCCTCGGCGATCAGCGTCCGGTTGCCCTGGTTGTAGGGCAGGTAGTCGCGGAACTCCTCGGCCCGGGCAGCACTGAGCGGCGACGACTCGAAGGCGTACGCGGCCAGCGGGAAGCTGGTGGTGAGACGGTCGTCGGCGGTCACCCGGCGGATGGTCATTCGCCCATCTCAACCTGCCCGGATGACCTGAGCAACCGGATTGGCCCGATCAGCGCGACGCCGAGCGGGCCGTGCGGGTCAGCGGGCGACGACGTCGGAGACCACGACCGTCACGTTGTCCGGTGCGCCGGCGTGGTGGGCGAGCTTCACCAACTGCTCCCCACACTGCTGGCGGTCGGCGTACATGCCCAGAGCCGCCGCGATGGCCTCGTTCTCGACGTAGTCGGAGAGGCCGTCGCTGCACAGCAGCAGCCGGTCGCCGGGGACAACGGTGAGCACACCGACCGCCGGTGGGGTGTCGGCGCCCTGCACAGCCCGGGTCACCAGGGACCGCTGCGGGTGGTGGCGGGCCTGCTCGGGGGTGAGCGTGCCCTGATCGACCAGCGCCTGCACGAACGTGTCGTCCCGGGTGAGCTGGGTCAGCTCCCCGTCGCGCAGCAGGTAGCAGCGGGAGTCGCCGACCTGGGCCAGCACCAGCGTCTCCCCGGCCAGCAGCGCCGCGGTGAGCGTGGTGCCCATCCCGTCACGGCTCGGGTCGACGGTGATGGCGGCGTGGATGCGCTGGTTGGCAGTGCTGACCACGGCACGCAGGGCGTCGGCGGCGCCATCGGGGTCGGTGGGCGGAGCCAGTTCGTCCAGGATTCGGATCACGATCTCGCTCGCCACCTCGCCCGCGGGCAGCCCGCCCATGCCGTCGGCGACGGCGATCAGGCGGTCACCGGCGAGGGCGGAGTCCTCGTTGTTGGTGCGTACCAGGCCGATGTCGTTGAGGATGACCGAGCGGAGGATCAGCGTCATGGGGTCAAGCTTGCCAAGAACACCCCGCATTCGTCTCTACGCCTACTGCGTAGGTCGAGAAAATGATTGCGATATGGGCCGTTCGGCGGGCCTCAGCGGCGTGGATACCGCAGCAGCAGGCTGGCGGCGACCTCCTCGTCACCCACCGCGGTGTAGCTGTGTGGCACGTCCGACACCCAGCGGAGGTGACTGCCGGCCGGGGCGGTCAGCGGCGCGTCGGCCGGGCCGGCGCGCAACACCCCGGCGAAGACGGTGACGTGCTCGGTGACCCCCGACTGGTGGGCGGGGGAGAGCTGCCCGGGGCCGGGCGCGACCCGCATCCGGTACAGCTCGTAGGTCGCGTCGGTGTCGGTGAACACCTCCAGCAGGGTGGCGCTGACCGCGGTGCCGTGCACGGTGGGCTCGGCGGCGGGCTCGGCCAGCACGGCGGTCAGCGGTACGCCGAGCCGCGCGGTGACCGCCCAGAGCGTCTCCAGGGTCGGGTTGCGGGTGCCGTTCTCCAGGCCGGAGATGGTGGCCTTTCCGACGCCGGCGAGCCGGGCCAGTGTGGACAGCGAGATCCCCCGCTCCTCGCGCAGGGCACGGACCCGGCGGCCGACGACGGCGGGATCCACGTCGAGGCCCGGACGGCGGGCTGGTGGTGGGTGCGGCACCCGACTATCGTGCTACACGCTGTTGTTCCGTAAACGGAACAGTCGGGAGGGTGGGATGACCGGACGCGTACAACCGGTGCTGGCGGGGGCGGTGACCGCGCTGGTCGGTTTCGCCAGCTCGTTCACCGTCGTGCTGGCCGGGCTCCGGGCGGTCGGCGCGTCGGACGCGCAGGCCGCCTCCGGCCTGCTTGCCCTCTGCGTGGCGTGCGGGCTCGCCGCCGCCTGGTTGGGCTGGCGGCACCGCATTCCGATGAGCGTGGCCTGGTCCACGCCGGGCGCGGCGCTGCTGGTGGCGACCGGGCCGCCGCCGGGCGGGTGGCCGGTCGCGGTGGGCGCGTTCCTCGTCTCCGGTGTGTTGATCGTCGCGGCTGGGCTGTTCCCGCCACTCGGCCGTGCGGTGGCCGCGATCCCCAAGCCGGTGGCCGGTGCGATGCTCGCCGGGGTGCTGCTGCCGCTGTGCACCGCCCCCGTCCGCGCGCTGGTCGAGCTGCCCCTGGTGGCCGGTCCGGTGGTGGTCGGCTGGCTGCTGCTGCACCGGTTCGCCCGCCGCTGGGCGGTGCCCGGCGCGCTGGTGGTGGCGGTGGCGGCGATCGCGTTGACCACGCCGTCAGCCGGTCTGGGCGGTGCCACGCTGACGCCGTCGATCACGCTGACCGCGCCGGCCTGGAACGCGTCCGCGCTGGTCGGCCTCGCCCTGCCGCTGTTCCTGGTCACCATGGCCGCGCAGAACGTACCCGGCATGGC
The window above is part of the Micromonospora sp. LH3U1 genome. Proteins encoded here:
- a CDS encoding PadR family transcriptional regulator, giving the protein MATPTPLREPTFLILTALAREPMHGYGIISDVAALSGGRLALRPGTLYGALDRLTDEGLVERDHEEIVEGRLRRYYRLTEAGRSVLTAETERLRRNVEAASQRLRAWPAGIPAVGGTSRAPVNLPGAVARPALRPTGGLT
- a CDS encoding helix-turn-helix domain-containing protein encodes the protein MPHPPPARRPGLDVDPAVVGRRVRALREERGISLSTLARLAGVGKATISGLENGTRNPTLETLWAVTARLGVPLTAVLAEPAAEPTVHGTAVSATLLEVFTDTDATYELYRMRVAPGPGQLSPAHQSGVTEHVTVFAGVLRAGPADAPLTAPAGSHLRWVSDVPHSYTAVGDEEVAASLLLRYPRR
- a CDS encoding benzoate/H(+) symporter BenE family transporter; its protein translation is MTGRVQPVLAGAVTALVGFASSFTVVLAGLRAVGASDAQAASGLLALCVACGLAAAWLGWRHRIPMSVAWSTPGAALLVATGPPPGGWPVAVGAFLVSGVLIVAAGLFPPLGRAVAAIPKPVAGAMLAGVLLPLCTAPVRALVELPLVAGPVVVGWLLLHRFARRWAVPGALVVAVAAIALTTPSAGLGGATLTPSITLTAPAWNASALVGLALPLFLVTMAAQNVPGMAVLVGYGYRPPFGAALRATGLASLLAAPAGGHAVNLAAITAALAAGPDAHPDPERRWVASVTAGVGLALLGLGAGVATALVAVAPPILIEAVAGLALLGALATALASAVTDPTTREAAVVTFVVTASGVTLIGVGGAFWGLVAGCLMLLLFHHRRPPAAPADPARTADALPDAPQRSTPDQGNRAVHDDRTPLHH
- a CDS encoding ZIP family metal transporter produces the protein MPEWLQAGGWGLLAGSALLVGAAVGWFARVPQRVIASIMAFGAGVLLSAVSFELIAEAHAQGGLLPTALGAAVGAAVYTLANLALARHGARHRKRSGDQQPSEDEQPGSGSALAVGALLDGVPESVVIGASLLGGGTVSLVTVAAVFLSNVPEGLSSAAGMRQAGRTRRYVFLLWTGIALISGAAALLGNTLLGGAPPEVMAGITALAAGAILAMITDTMVPEAFENAHLLVGLITVAGFLTAFALSHS
- a CDS encoding PP2C family protein-serine/threonine phosphatase, coding for MTLILRSVILNDIGLVRTNNEDSALAGDRLIAVADGMGGLPAGEVASEIVIRILDELAPPTDPDGAADALRAVVSTANQRIHAAITVDPSRDGMGTTLTAALLAGETLVLAQVGDSRCYLLRDGELTQLTRDDTFVQALVDQGTLTPEQARHHPQRSLVTRAVQGADTPPAVGVLTVVPGDRLLLCSDGLSDYVENEAIAAALGMYADRQQCGEQLVKLAHHAGAPDNVTVVVSDVVAR
- a CDS encoding GNAT family N-acetyltransferase: MTIRRVTADDRLTTSFPLAAYAFESSPLSAARAEEFRDYLPYNQGNRTLIAEEDGTTLAAVSAIPMRQNLRGVVLPMAGVAGVATHPLARRQGHVRALLHQLLDEMRDEGHTLSALYPFRPSFYARFGYVGLPKPRRVTFTPANLGSLLGADLPGEVGWERVAAGYPTWRAFTERCLQERHGFSIFPDYRAIGMRDRDEYWLLTARMAGEVTGAVTYRIDEHGGTLHGNELLVADPLARALLLQFFARHVDQIERITVQVPPDEFPELWLTDLDVHIEARTAVPGSSAPMARLLSLDALSGLPAGPGRVRLELTGDRWLAGTHLVDGTTGALELVADTAGRAPTATLTAAGLSALAYGVLDPAELPLRGLGDVPADAAVELRGIFPRRVPYLFADF
- a CDS encoding GlsB/YeaQ/YmgE family stress response membrane protein is translated as MNQPNPAREKAGSPLESRYRRLLRAYPGDYQAERGDEIVGTYLDTVEPGRRWPSPHDALDLLGAGIRERLRGYGALGLAAAFPLSATAALNTLVTVAVFLLLQIELNDPGVTGLDPAGPFQTFGAVIWLGWLVVGLTATALPGSWTRTAAVGALLLTIAVPPVAVLTGQPRPPLFVLLPAVVLGLATLALPSHPGWIARSLPAVAAGFGAAVSAAFSLAENGGNWFTSYRSTPELLAMAGGLMFALVLLVGLGLALRADDAGLWMALLLAAPAGLLGADQLSQAIWGTSGGEPTPAAFAVTTGSILLAGAALLAAALAGRASRHRTIRRRVRGDACPTCGHRPEATAEA
- a CDS encoding NAD-dependent epimerase/dehydratase family protein; translated protein: MRIVVVGASGNVGTAVLRRLRRERGVELAGVVRRLPGPDAGEPYDQVEWHSCDIGAPGAAGQLAEVFAGADAVVHLAWQIQPSHDQRVLRRTNVEGSRAVIDAVVRAGVPALVYASSVGTYAPGPKDHPISERWPATGVPGSSYSEHKAEVEALLDGVERDHPTLRVVRMRPGLIFQRAAGVEITRYFLGPLAPVRLLRFGRIPLVPTNRRLRMQAVHADDVADAYARAVLGDARGAFNVAADPVLTPELVARHFHGWTVPVAAPVLRVAAALTWRARLQPVDAGWVELGLNAPLMSSERAETELGWQPKIDALTALKELFVGMADGDHTASPPLSGAPNLPGRPAALLQARPPGQGNPY